GTGGGCGGCGGACATTATTGACACAGATAGACATTTCTTTCCCGGGAACCAAGATAGAATTTCAGAACTAAAATTTTTGAGATAGGGTAAACATAAATGCGACACCGCAAAGATACCTTAAAGCTGAGCCGCAGCCATTCCCACCGCCGGGCCCTGATGTCCAACCTGGTAACCTCACTTATCAAACACGAAAAGATACAGACCACCTTTCCCAAAGCCCAGGCGGCCAAAAGGGTGGCCGAGCGCCTGATCTCCGTGTCCAAGCAAAACGATCTGGCCGCCATCCGTCAGGTCGGAAAAATCGTCAAGGACAAGGAGGTTTTAAAGAAGCTGTTCCAGGTGATCATGCCCAGGATGAAGGACAAGAAGTCGGGCTTCATCACCGTCACCAAACTATGGCTGCGCAAGGGCGACGCCGCGTTGCTGTGCCTGATGGAACTATACGGCGCTCCGGCCAAGGCCAAGCTGGTCAAAGGCGAGAAGAAGGAAAAGAAAGCCGCCAAGCCGGCCAAGAAACAGCCGGGCAAGAAGGTTGCCAAGGCAGAGGGCAAGCTCAAAGAAGAAAAGAAGTCCGCCGCCGCCAAGGCTTCCACCTCCGCTAAAGCTGCGGCGGACCACCGCTATAACGGGGCAGGCAAGTCGGCGGATAAAGCTAAAGCAAAGAAGTAGG
The sequence above is drawn from the candidate division TA06 bacterium genome and encodes:
- the rplQ gene encoding 50S ribosomal protein L17, with the translated sequence MRHRKDTLKLSRSHSHRRALMSNLVTSLIKHEKIQTTFPKAQAAKRVAERLISVSKQNDLAAIRQVGKIVKDKEVLKKLFQVIMPRMKDKKSGFITVTKLWLRKGDAALLCLMELYGAPAKAKLVKGEKKEKKAAKPAKKQPGKKVAKAEGKLKEEKKSAAAKASTSAKAAADHRYNGAGKSADKAKAKK